GGCCGACGAATTCATCAAGGTGAGCGAGGAGGGTTATGCCAAGGGCGTGCGCATCCTGCATTTCCTCGGCGGCATGAATATCGAACTCGAAGGCCCACGCGCGATCGCGCAGACCAAGATGACGATCTCGCAGCGCGGGCCGTTCGACGGCGTCATTGCCGATGTGGTGTGCACCGGCCGCTTCTACGATTTTCTGGAAAAGCGCGACGGCAAATGGGGCCTCGTGCTGCGCCAGCCGATCTATGAGAAGGACAGAGTCGATCCTGTCGATCCGTCGAAGACGATCTCGCTCGATCAGGACATTCTGATGATGTATCCGGAGGGCTATCGTCATCTCGCCTATCTGCAGCACAAGATCGGCTACAAGGTGAAGAAGGATATGCCCGGCCTCGATGGCCCCGAGGTCGAAGCGCTCTATGCGCGCGGCAAGGCGTGGCTTGAGGGGAAGGGGCTGTAAGCTCAGCTTTCTTTCACCCTCCCCTGGAGGGGGAGGGTCGTTGTAAGCGAAGCGAGCAGCGGGGTGGGGTGAGTTGTTCGAAGACATTCACTCACCCCGTCTTGCATCTCAAATTCACCCCACCCCGTCACGCATCTCACATGCGTTCGATGCGTGCCGACCCTCCCCCTCCAGGGGAGGGTAAAAACAGACACGCGAAAGCCGCCCTATTGTTTAGCCGGCGCGGGCGCGCCCGTCGTCCAGACCGCCGCAACTTGCCCTTGAAACCCAAGGGCGCGCGGAACGCCGGGCTCTCAGCCTGCCCGCGGCCCCATGCGCAAGTGTGGTAAGCGCATGAGATTGGTCGCACCACGAACCGCCGAAAAGCTTCGGCGTTCCGCGCGCGGTGTTTGAGGCTTGCTCTGCGACAACCCCGGAGGACAGACACCGTGGACCGGACGACACCGGGCGGCTCTTCTTGTTATCCTCCGCTGGTGACCCACGGCCGGTGAGCCGGATCATCGCAGCTTGGGCCTCCGCTGAAGAACGCTACGTCCAGCGCTCCTCAACGGCCACCGCATCCCGCCCCACGTCTCACGACGCTGATCAGACGCCCCTTGGATGGGACGGGATATAGGAAAAAAATCATATAATGGGGAGGATGTCAAGCGATAAGTTCAATTCCGGACGATTGAACCTTACACTTCAGCCAGCTCACACTGTTGATTCCCGAACCCACTAAACAAAGCTGTTCCCATGAAAATTCTTAAATACACGTTTGAAGTGGAAATTAATGATGAAATATTTCGAGATCTTGTGAAACCTCTTGTTGAGAGACTTGAAGCGACAGCAGTATCTCTTTTTTTAAGCGAAAACCTGTCGACAAAACTTGCCACTCCGTTTGTCTATCGACCAACAGTGCCTTCAAGCGGTTTGTGGAGTCTTTACGGTAAAACCGCAACAGCGGCGGAAGTTATCTGCAATGAGGATAACATTCTAATTTTGCAAAACTCTCGGGCGGGCGGCCGAGTGAGAGGATTGTTTGGAGGTCTGGAACCCGAGAAGTCTTCTTTTGAGGCTACAGCGATTAGTAGGACGTTGATTGATGCTAATCACGTCCTCTCACTTGTTTCTGATGCTGTCTATAGTTCGCTTTCAAAAGCGCCACCAAGTGATGAGATTGTGAACCCTGATTCGTTTTTCTTTATAAAAGAAAGTTGCAAAACGCATGCAGCCTATCTTCGGCGACTGAAGGATACTTCGGAATACAAGATGCCGAGTTATGATGATGAGGATTTGAAACTCTCAAAGCTTCTGTGCAAGAAAGAAGTTCAAGAATTCATATTTAGAATTGTGCAGTCGCGGACATTGACCGAGGCTAATTTTACACAGGAAGTTTCTGCAATTGATCCGGCCGAATCTCTAAGCAATTTTCTTCTTGCTAGCGGATTTGTAATTCGAGAGGCTTTTGTTGAATGTCGGCAGAATAGCCAGCGTATCGCGCGTTTCAATAGTGATGACGTCACTTTAGATTCTTTGATGATAAAGTGCGCGACCTGCGGTCGTTATTATCGTGATGAGCGAATATACTCCGCATTTGTTGCAAGCGAAAAATTGAAAAACCTTATTACCTCAAGTCGCTGGATGAACGTGCTTGTAACAGATAGCCTTATTCAATCAGGTATTCCAAGAGAATTTATCTATTGGAATTTTTCTTTTGGAGCAGACGAGATCGATATTGTAGCGTTTATTGATACGCTTCCTTGGGTATTTGAGTTGAAAGATCGTGAATTCAGTGTAACCGACGCACATCATTTCAATTACCGTAGATCCGTAATTGAACCATCCCAAGCATTTATTGTTACTTCAAGAAGCGTGTCGCCAGATGCAAAGCGGGTATTTGAAGAGATAAGTGGGCGTGGCGACGTTGGTACGATATTGGGTTCTAGCCCCACTTTGCCCTACCCCAATCTGATCGAGGGGCTACAAGATTTAGGAGGCGTTCTTGAAAAGATGGTAGATAGCCATTTTCAGACCAAAGTCGGCGCCGAGATCAAAAGTGCACTAGGCGGAATCGATAGAATAATTTCCAATGTTGTCTTGGCTTCTGTCGCTTCCGAACAAAAGCAACGAAGCGTAGGTGAGTGAGGCGGGTCAGAAGATTGGAGAGGCGGAGTTTTAGTCCTTATCCCGGTCGTGTGCTTTCGTCATGAATCACACAAAATGACAGACCTACCTCCCCACCAGCCTCCCCATAAACTCCATCCCCGGATGCCCGTCGGGCACCATGCCGAACTTGATCTGCATGTCGCGGATGTTGTCGCGCAGGTCGAAGTCCATCATGCCCTGAAAGTCGTTGACCTTGTAGCCGAGGTCGGCGAGGCGGCGCTGAATGCGCATGCGATCCTCACGCGTGAGCTGGCGATCGTCCTGCGGCCAGCGGCCTGCGAAGGCCGGCGCGCCGCGAAAGCGATCGGCGAGGTGCAGCACCGCGAGCGCATACACGTCCGAGATATTGTAGGTCTTGATGACGTTGAAATTGTCGGTGACGAGGAAGGCCGGGCCGCGCGCGCCGCTCGGGAAGAACAGGATCGCTTCCTTGCCGCCATTCGCATCGCGCCGGTCCGTCAGTTTGCCGCCGTCGGCGCGGCGCACGCCAAGCGCCGCCCATTCGCGAAAGCTTGCTCTGCTCCGGCGCATATCGAAATTCTCCGGCAGCGTCACCTCGTAGCCCCAGGGCAGGCCGGGCTTCCAGCCATGTTCGCGCAAGTAATTGGCGATCGAGGCGAGCACATCGGGCACGCTGGTCCATAAGTCGCGCTTGCCGTCGCCGGTGAAATCCACCGCCCAGCGCATGAAGCTCGAGGGAATGAATTGCGGCTGCCCCATCGCGCCGGCCCATGAGCCGATCATGCGGTCGGGCGGAATGTGTCCCTGCTGCAGCACGAGCAGGGCGGTGAGCAATTCGTTTTTCGCGAAGTCGCCCTTGTAGCCGAGGAAGGCGAGCGTTGCGAGCGAGCGGATCACGCCCTTGCCGCCGGTGTTGGCGCCAAAGCCCGTTTCGATGCCCCAGATCGCCACGAGTATTTCGCCGGGAACCCCAAACGTGTGTTCGATGGAATCGATGAGGCCGCGCCATTCGCCCAGGCGCCGGATGCCGCCATTGATACGCGCCGGCGACACCATGCCGTTCAGATAATCGCCGACCGCGCGGCCATATTCCGGCTGGCGGCGCGACAGCGCGGCGACTTCGGCATCGTATTGCACATCGCCGAGCGCGCGGTCGAAGGTCGCGCGCGTGATGCCGCGCTGCTGCGCTTCGGGCCAGAGGGACTGGATGAAGGCGTTGAAGGAGCGGGCTTCAGCTGCGGGGGCTTGGGCGAAGAGAGGCGTGATTGAAATCAGCTGTGTCGCGATGATGGACATTGCGACCATCAATGTACGAAGCGCTTTTCTTATCCCTCCCACGCGTAGCGGGGGAGGGTGGCCGCAGGCGCGAAGCGAGTGCGGTCGGGTGGTGGGAGTTTGTGTGCTGAATAGACCCCACCCCGGTGCCACGCAGCCAAGTTTACGCTGGCTGCGTAAACTTGCCAGCGACGGCACCGACCCTCCCCTTTCAGGGGAGGGATAAGAAGCGTGTGCCGCGGAGCGACGGGCAGCCTCAATGCTGCTTGCTTGTCCCGAGATACGCGGCAATGACACGCTCATCCTTCAGCACCACATCCGCCGGTCCGCTCGCCAGCGTGCGCCCGTAATCGAGCACGTGGATCCGGTCGGCGAGGTCCGCGACCATCTGCATATCATGCTCGATCCAGATCATGCCAATACCGAGCTGGTGCTTGATGCGCAGGATGAAACGGGCGAGGTCCTCGCGCTCCTCGCGGTTGAGGCCGGCCGAGGGCTCGTCGAGCAGGAGGAGCGCGGGCTCGAGCGCCAGCGCCCGCGCAAAGCCGATGATCTTCTGGGTGCCGAAGGGCAGGCCGCCAACCGGCGTGTGGCGGTAGCGCTCCAGCTCGACGAATTCGATGATCTTCTCCACCGCTTCGCGCTGGCGGATTTCCTCACGCCGCACGCCCGGCAGAAACAGCATCTCGGCCAGCGGATTGCCCTTGATGCGCGGATGGCGGCCGGTGAGCAGATTGTCGATCACGCTCATCTGCGGGAAGAGTTCGCCGTGCTGGAAGGTGCGGGCGATGCCGAGGGCGGCGATGTCATGCGGCTTGCGCCCGGCGATGTCCTCGCCGCGAAAGCGGATGGCGCCGCCGCCGGGATAGATGCCGCTGATGCAGTTGAACACGCTCGTCTTGCCGGCGCCATTGGGCCCAATGAGCGCAAGAAGTTCGCCGCGCTCGACCTTCAGCGAGACGCCATCCAGGACCACGAGACCGCCGAAGCGCAAGGTCAGCTTGTCGATTTCGAGTTCAGCCATACCATCTCCGGCTGCGGCGATATTGCTTCACGTTGCGATAATTCCGGCGCTCGGCGCCGCCGGATTGTCCGAGATAGAATTCCTGGATGTCGCCATGCTCTTTCAGCTTGGCGCTCGCGCCATCCAGCACGACGCGGCCATTCTCCAGCACATAGCCATAGTCAGCGATCTCCAGCGCCACCGCCGCGCTCTGCTCGACGATGACGATGGTGATGCCGAGGTCGCCCCGGATCTGCACGAGGCGCTGCATCAGGTCTTCGACGATCACCGGCGCCAGGCCGAGCGAGAGTTCGTCGACCAGCAGCAGTTGCGGCTTGCACATCAACGCGCTGGCCAGCGCCAGCATCTGCCGCTCGCCGCCGGAGAGAAGGCCGCCGATGCGCGCGCGCAGATCGCCAAGGCGCGGGAAGAAGGAATAGACCTGCTCCTCGCGCGCTTTGCGATCGGCCTTGCTCATCGCCGGCGCGAACGGCGCCGAGAGATTGTCGGCGACGGTGAGATTGGGAAACACCTTCTCGCGTTCAGGCACCAGCACGATGCCGAGCCGCGTGACTTCGTTCGGCGGCCGGTTCTCGATGTGCTGGCCCTTGAAGACGATGTGGCCTTCGGTGACGCGCGCATTGTCGATGCCAAGAAAGCCGGACAGCGCGCGCAGCGTGGTCGATTTGCCGGCGCCGTTGGTGCCGAGGATGGCGACGATCTGGCCGCTCTCGATGGTCAGCGAGATGCCCTGAATGGCGGTGATGGCGTGGTGATACACCACTTCCAGCTTTTCGGCGGTGAGCAAGGTCTCGCTCATTTGCGCGCTCCCGCCATCGGCCGGTGCTTGAACGGCCATAACAGGAAATAGCTCTGGATGCGGTGCCAGATGCCGACCAGGCCGAGCGGCTCGTAGACGAGGAACAGGATCATCACGAAGCCGAAGGCGGCGTAGTTCACCGCGAAGAGCTGGCCGGCATAAGCCTGCGCGTTCGGCAAGGCCAGGATGATCGCCTCGATCGCATAAGGAAAGATGGTGACGAAGATCGCGCCGAGAATGGCGCCGAGCAGCGAGCCCATGCCGCCGATGATCACCATCGCCACATATTGGATGGTGAGGAACAGCGAGAAGGCCTCGACCGACACGAAGCTGCGGTAATAGGCGAACAACGCGCCGGCGACTGCGGCGATGGCCGAGGAGATGACGAAGGCAAGGAGTTTGTAGGCGGCGACATTGATGCCGAGCGCTTCGGCCACCGTTTCGTGCGCCTTGATGGCGCGAAAGGCGCGGCCGGTGCGGGTGCGCAGGAGATTGATGCAGAGAAGGAGCGTCAGCGCCGCGAAGGCGAGCAGGATATAGTACCAGACCTTGCCGCCATAGAGCGTGTAGCCGAACACTTCCGGCGCATCGATGGAAATGCCGGTGGAATAGCCGCGCTTGGTTTCGTATTCGCCGCCGAGATAGACGACGACGAAATGCAAGGCGAGGGTCGAGACAGCGAGATAAAGCCCGCGCAGCCGCAGCGACGGCAGGCCGAAGATGACGCCGAGCAATGCGCCGACGATTGCGGCGGCGGGCAGCGTCAGCCAGATCGGCGTGTTGAATTCCTTGAACAGGATGCCGGCGGTGAAGGCGCCGGCGCAGAGCAGGCCCGCATGGCCGAGCGAGATCAAGCCCGCATAGCCTGTGAGCAGCATCAGCGATAGCGCGCCGATGGAGGCCAAAAAAACTTGCGTCACGAGATCGAGATAGAAATTCGAGGCGATGAACGGAAAGCCGATCAGCGCGATGATGAACACCACGGCGCTGATGCGCTGCAGCCTGGTCTGGGTGAGGGCGATATCCTGCCCGTAGCTGGTGCGGAAATAACCCGAGGCGTAAGGCTGGCTAGACACGGTCGAGCTCCTCGCGCGTGCCGAACAGGCCCCAGGGGCGAACGGCCAGCATCGCAATCAACACGATGAAGGGAATGACGTCGGAGAGGAGCGGATCGATATACTGGATCGACAGCACCTCGCAGGCGCCGATGATCAGCGCGCCGACGATCGCGCCGACAAGCGAGTCGAGCCCGCCGACGAGCGCGGCCGGAAAGGCTTTCAAGCCGATGATCGCCATCGACGAGGTGAGACCGGAATCGAGCGAGATCAGCATGCCGGCGAGCGCGCCGGTGAGTGTCGAAAGGCCCCAGGCCAGCGCGTAGATCGCATTCAGGTTGATGCCGCGCTGCGCGGCGAGCAGCGGATTTTGTCCGGCCGCGCGCATGCGCACGCCCCAGGCCCCGAAGCGCAGGAACGTGAACAATGCCGCATAGACGAAAGCGGTGGTGCCGACGAGGATCGCCGCGAACAGCGAAATGCGCGCGCCGCCGGGCAGCGCCAGTGCCGGATTGGAAAAGCCGAGCGCCTGTCCCGGATATTGCTGCTGCGCCGACCAGATCAGCACCATCAGTCCGCGCAGGAGAATGCCGAGCGCGACCGTGGTGAGCACGGCGGCGAGCACCATCTCGCCGGTCATCTTGCGCATCAGGAAGACATAGACCATCACGCCGACGACAAGGCTCAACACGATGGCGGCGACGATCGCGGTGAACGGCGAACTTGAAAACATCCAGGCGGTGGTCAGCAACAGATAGGAGCCGACCATCATTAACTCGCCATGCGCGAGATTGAGCACGCGGCTGACGCGATAGACCAGCACATAGCCGCAGGCGATCAGCGCGTAGATCGAGGACAGGACGATGATGTTGACGGTGAGTTGCAAAGGCTATTGGACTTTCTTCATTCAGTGATTTCCGTTCGTCCCCGCGAAAGCGGGGACCCAGAGTCACGGCGTAAAGTCTTCGTTTGTCCCTGGGTCCCCGCTTTCGCGGGGACGAACGGTGTGTGGTGTCGGCGTTGCCAAAAAACGCTATTTCACGTCGTAGCTGTACCAATCCTTCGCGATGGCGATCCTGGATGCCGCGGGGTCCCACTTGTAGACGCGATAGAATTGCTTGGTGCGGAAGTGGTTGTCCTTGGTCCACTCGATCGGACCGCCGCGCAAGCCTTTCAGATCGACCTTCAGGTTGGACATCGACTGGAGCAGCGATTCCGTCGTCGCCTTTGCGCCGGCGCCCTTCAGCGCCGCTTCGATCACCATGCCGGCGATCCAGCCCTCAACCATCTGCTCGGGTGGATATTTGCTGCCGGCTTTTTTCGCGGCTTCGGCGATGACCTTCTGCTCCGGCAAGGCGTCATCGAACAATGCATTGGCGCCGATGACGAACAGCTTCGGGTCCTTGATGCGTTTGAGCTCACCCTCGGCCTCGAGATGCGCCCAGGTGATGTAATCGCCCTGCCAGCCGAGGCGGCGCAAAGCTTCGAAGGTGCGCACCTGCGTCACCCACGGCGCCCAGGAGAATACCCAGTTGGCGCCGGCATCCTTCAGTTTGGTGGCGAACGGCGTGTAATCCGGCGTCGGCGGCGGAATGACTTCGATGCCGAGCGCAGTCATGCCCATTTCCGGCGCAAGCTTGGCAGCGACTTCCATCTCGCCGCGCGACAGCGGAATGGCCATGGCCGAGAAGCCGATCTTCACCGGCGCTCCCTTGGCCTGATCCTTGACGAACGTCAGCGCCGCGCGGCTGTCATAGCTCGAGGCATAGGCCGTGGTGCAGAATTGCAGCGGATTGGCCGGTGGATAAACGTCTTTCGGGCAGACGCCGCTCGCAAACAACAGCGGTGTCTTCGAGTTGCGCGATTCCGCAACAACCGGCGCATAGGTGGAGGAGAGGCTGGCATTGACCAGAAGGATCGCATTGTCCTGCGAGACCAGCTTCTTGGCATTGGCTACGGCTTTCGACGGCTCAGCGGAATCGTCCTGGATCACCAGCTTGATCTGCTTGCCGTTGACGCCGCCGCGCGCATTGACGCCATCGAGATAGATGCGCAGCGCGTCCATCGCCGGCGCATAGGTCGAGGCCGGCGGTCCGGTGAGCGCTGCCGTCACACCAATGACGTAAGCATCCTGCGCCGATGCAGAACCGGCCAGGCCGACAATGCTGGCCGCAGCCAGCGCGATCTTCAGTCGCATCAATAATCCTCCCTTGATTGCTGTTGTCGCAATTCATTCAGTTTCTTATTCGCAGACTTTTATTCGCAGACGTCACACCCGCAGCGTATCTCCGACCTCCGCCGCGAGCACACGACTCTCGCTTTCATCATACATGTCTTCGACCAGCGCCTTGAAGCGGTCGTACATCAGGTTACGCTTCACCTTGCGGGTCGGCGTGACAGGCTCGCCATCCTGCTCAGGATCGAGTTCTTTCGGCAGGATGCGGAAAGTCTTGATCTGTTCGACGCGCGCGAATTCGGTGTTGGCCTTGTCGATCTCGGCCTTGATGAGATTGGTGACGGCGGCGTTCTGCACGAGGCTGGTGAAGCCGGTATAGTTCACGTTGTTGGCGCGAGCCCAGTCGGCGACCGAATCGAAATCGATCTCGATCAGCGCGGTGAGATATTTGCGCCCCTGTCCGAACACGATCGCTTCGCCGATATAGGGGCTGGCGCGCAAAGTGTTCTCGATCGAAGACGGCGAGATGGTCTTGCCCCCGGCGGTGACGATGAAGTCGCGGGCGCGGTCGATCAGGCGGAGATTGCCGTCCTTCCATTCGCCGACATCGCCGGTATGCAGCCAGTCATCGCTATCGACGATCTCGCGGGTGGCGTCCGGCTTTTGCCAATAGCCTTCGAACTGATCCGGTCCCTTGACGAGAATCTGTCCGTCTTTGTCGAGCCGCACCTGCCATCCCTTGACCACGGTGCCGACATTGCCGGGCCGCGCGAAGCTTTGCGCCTGACCGCTGATGAAGGAGCCGCCGGTTTCGGTCTGGCCATAGGCTTCGACCAGATTGACGCCCCAGATCTGCCAGAGCGCCGCGGTCTCCTGCGGCAGCGGTGCCGCGCCGGAAATGGCCAGCTCCAGCTTGTCGAGGCCGAGCTTGTTGAGCACGCGGCCGAACGCGATCGTGCGCGCCACGCCATTCATGAGATCGGTGGCAGCGCCGGTCTTGCCGGCCCAGCGGCGGCGGGCCGACGCACGGCCGATCTTCATCGCGGTGCTGTAGACGGCGCGCTTGACCGGCGATGTGGTGCTGAGGCCGACGAGAATCTGCGAGGCAAATTTCTGCATGTAGCGTGGCACGGTGAAGAGTGCGGTCGGCGCCACTTCGAACATCGTCTGCATCAGGTCGTCGACGTCTTCGCCGAAATGCGGGACGAGGCGCGAGACCAGCGGCAAGGTGGTCGCGACATCGCGGCCGAAGATGTGGCACATCGGCAGGAACACGACCGTGCGGTGATCCTTCTCCAGTAATGTCGGATAGTGATCGACAATGGCATAGACACCCGCGAGGTGCTTGCCGTGCGAGACGAGCGCGCCTTTCGGATTGCCGGTGGTGCCGGAGGTGTAGACGATGAAAGCCGGGTCGCTGCCTTTCAGCGATGCCGTCATTGTTTCCAGCGCCGCGATACAGGCCTGATCGTCCTGCTTCACGCCGGCAAGAATGTCCGACAGCGATTTCAGCTTCGGATTGCTGTAATCGAACATTGCCGAATCGTCGATGACGACGATCCATTTCAGCGCCGGCAGCTTGTCGGCGACCTGCAGGATCTTGTCGACATATTCCTGATCCTCGGCAATGAAGATCGAGGCGCCACCGTCGCTCATCTGGTATTCGACTTCCGACACCGAGGCGGTCGGATAGATGCCATAGACGATGGCGCCGGCCGCCTGCGCGGCCATGTCGCAGATCATCCACTCTTCACAAGCGTCGCCCATGATCGCGACGCGATCACCCTTTACGACACCGAGCAATTGCAAGGCGAGGGCGTGACGGCCGACCGTTGCGGCATAATCGCGCCAGTTGCGTTCGCGATAGAGGCCAAGTTTCTTGGCGCGATAGGCCACAGCCTCCGGCTTTTGCCGCGCATGCTCGGCGATCAGCCCCGGCGCGGTCTTGCCGCGCAGGTTCGCAAAGATCGCAGGTTGCGCTGCAGTCTCTCTCATGGCGCCTTATGCCATCACTGAAAGACGCAATTCGCCGGCTGTATCTGTCATATCGCAGCATCCTCCCGAATGAGCGGGGCAGTTTGCGAAGCATCCCGCCGCAGGCCGGTTGTCCGGCTCGTTGTGCGTTCATTTCAA
The genomic region above belongs to Pseudorhodoplanes sinuspersici and contains:
- a CDS encoding nuclear transport factor 2 family protein; its protein translation is MNASETQDRLAIRDLIEDWAVLRDARLWDRFRKVWHDDGVMQATWFQGTADEFIKVSEEGYAKGVRILHFLGGMNIELEGPRAIAQTKMTISQRGPFDGVIADVVCTGRFYDFLEKRDGKWGLVLRQPIYEKDRVDPVDPSKTISLDQDILMMYPEGYRHLAYLQHKIGYKVKKDMPGLDGPEVEALYARGKAWLEGKGL
- a CDS encoding lytic murein transglycosylase gives rise to the protein MSIIATQLISITPLFAQAPAAEARSFNAFIQSLWPEAQQRGITRATFDRALGDVQYDAEVAALSRRQPEYGRAVGDYLNGMVSPARINGGIRRLGEWRGLIDSIEHTFGVPGEILVAIWGIETGFGANTGGKGVIRSLATLAFLGYKGDFAKNELLTALLVLQQGHIPPDRMIGSWAGAMGQPQFIPSSFMRWAVDFTGDGKRDLWTSVPDVLASIANYLREHGWKPGLPWGYEVTLPENFDMRRSRASFREWAALGVRRADGGKLTDRRDANGGKEAILFFPSGARGPAFLVTDNFNVIKTYNISDVYALAVLHLADRFRGAPAFAGRWPQDDRQLTREDRMRIQRRLADLGYKVNDFQGMMDFDLRDNIRDMQIKFGMVPDGHPGMEFMGRLVGR
- a CDS encoding ABC transporter ATP-binding protein, giving the protein MAELEIDKLTLRFGGLVVLDGVSLKVERGELLALIGPNGAGKTSVFNCISGIYPGGGAIRFRGEDIAGRKPHDIAALGIARTFQHGELFPQMSVIDNLLTGRHPRIKGNPLAEMLFLPGVRREEIRQREAVEKIIEFVELERYRHTPVGGLPFGTQKIIGFARALALEPALLLLDEPSAGLNREEREDLARFILRIKHQLGIGMIWIEHDMQMVADLADRIHVLDYGRTLASGPADVVLKDERVIAAYLGTSKQH
- a CDS encoding ABC transporter ATP-binding protein, whose product is MSETLLTAEKLEVVYHHAITAIQGISLTIESGQIVAILGTNGAGKSTTLRALSGFLGIDNARVTEGHIVFKGQHIENRPPNEVTRLGIVLVPEREKVFPNLTVADNLSAPFAPAMSKADRKAREEQVYSFFPRLGDLRARIGGLLSGGERQMLALASALMCKPQLLLVDELSLGLAPVIVEDLMQRLVQIRGDLGITIVIVEQSAAVALEIADYGYVLENGRVVLDGASAKLKEHGDIQEFYLGQSGGAERRNYRNVKQYRRSRRWYG
- a CDS encoding branched-chain amino acid ABC transporter permease: MSSQPYASGYFRTSYGQDIALTQTRLQRISAVVFIIALIGFPFIASNFYLDLVTQVFLASIGALSLMLLTGYAGLISLGHAGLLCAGAFTAGILFKEFNTPIWLTLPAAAIVGALLGVIFGLPSLRLRGLYLAVSTLALHFVVVYLGGEYETKRGYSTGISIDAPEVFGYTLYGGKVWYYILLAFAALTLLLCINLLRTRTGRAFRAIKAHETVAEALGINVAAYKLLAFVISSAIAAVAGALFAYYRSFVSVEAFSLFLTIQYVAMVIIGGMGSLLGAILGAIFVTIFPYAIEAIILALPNAQAYAGQLFAVNYAAFGFVMILFLVYEPLGLVGIWHRIQSYFLLWPFKHRPMAGARK
- a CDS encoding branched-chain amino acid ABC transporter permease, with protein sequence MQLTVNIIVLSSIYALIACGYVLVYRVSRVLNLAHGELMMVGSYLLLTTAWMFSSSPFTAIVAAIVLSLVVGVMVYVFLMRKMTGEMVLAAVLTTVALGILLRGLMVLIWSAQQQYPGQALGFSNPALALPGGARISLFAAILVGTTAFVYAALFTFLRFGAWGVRMRAAGQNPLLAAQRGINLNAIYALAWGLSTLTGALAGMLISLDSGLTSSMAIIGLKAFPAALVGGLDSLVGAIVGALIIGACEVLSIQYIDPLLSDVIPFIVLIAMLAVRPWGLFGTREELDRV
- a CDS encoding ABC transporter substrate-binding protein translates to MRLKIALAAASIVGLAGSASAQDAYVIGVTAALTGPPASTYAPAMDALRIYLDGVNARGGVNGKQIKLVIQDDSAEPSKAVANAKKLVSQDNAILLVNASLSSTYAPVVAESRNSKTPLLFASGVCPKDVYPPANPLQFCTTAYASSYDSRAALTFVKDQAKGAPVKIGFSAMAIPLSRGEMEVAAKLAPEMGMTALGIEVIPPPTPDYTPFATKLKDAGANWVFSWAPWVTQVRTFEALRRLGWQGDYITWAHLEAEGELKRIKDPKLFVIGANALFDDALPEQKVIAEAAKKAGSKYPPEQMVEGWIAGMVIEAALKGAGAKATTESLLQSMSNLKVDLKGLRGGPIEWTKDNHFRTKQFYRVYKWDPAASRIAIAKDWYSYDVK
- a CDS encoding AMP-dependent synthetase/ligase, with product MRETAAQPAIFANLRGKTAPGLIAEHARQKPEAVAYRAKKLGLYRERNWRDYAATVGRHALALQLLGVVKGDRVAIMGDACEEWMICDMAAQAAGAIVYGIYPTASVSEVEYQMSDGGASIFIAEDQEYVDKILQVADKLPALKWIVVIDDSAMFDYSNPKLKSLSDILAGVKQDDQACIAALETMTASLKGSDPAFIVYTSGTTGNPKGALVSHGKHLAGVYAIVDHYPTLLEKDHRTVVFLPMCHIFGRDVATTLPLVSRLVPHFGEDVDDLMQTMFEVAPTALFTVPRYMQKFASQILVGLSTTSPVKRAVYSTAMKIGRASARRRWAGKTGAATDLMNGVARTIAFGRVLNKLGLDKLELAISGAAPLPQETAALWQIWGVNLVEAYGQTETGGSFISGQAQSFARPGNVGTVVKGWQVRLDKDGQILVKGPDQFEGYWQKPDATREIVDSDDWLHTGDVGEWKDGNLRLIDRARDFIVTAGGKTISPSSIENTLRASPYIGEAIVFGQGRKYLTALIEIDFDSVADWARANNVNYTGFTSLVQNAAVTNLIKAEIDKANTEFARVEQIKTFRILPKELDPEQDGEPVTPTRKVKRNLMYDRFKALVEDMYDESESRVLAAEVGDTLRV